CTACCTCGCTATGATTCGGATTATGGTGCGACGCTTAGCCTAATTTGATACCTCGGATGAATTCTCAAACATCCTCTAAGCTGAATATGCCAATCGGCGAACCGTAGGACTGCGACTGGCAACTTTGATGGACTGCTGAAAGGAGAGGCGATGAAATACTTCGAGAAACCGGGGCCTGAGATGCGCGATCGCGTTCCTCCCGGACAGCATTTAGCCAAAGGGTTTCCCGTCTTGACCTACGGCGACACCCCACAAATTGCACGCGGGGAGTGGCAGCTAAAAACCTGGGGGCTCGCGGACTCCAAGCGCTATACCTGGGACGACATGCTCGCGCTGCCCCAGCAAGATTTCACCGCCGACTTTCACTGCGTCACCACCTGGTCAAAGCTGGATGTGAAATGGACGGGCATCGCGGTGCCGGACTTTCTCGCCACACTCCAGGTCGAACCAACTGCGACCCATGTGTTGCTGCATTGCTTCGGCGACTACACCACCAACCTCACCCTAGAGGATTTCAATCGTCCCGAAAATTTCTTTGCCCACACCCTCTATGGGGAACCGTTGCCCGCTGATCATGGTGGCCCCATGCGCCTCGTCGTCCCCCACCTTTACGCCTGGAAGAGCGCTAAATGGCTCAACGGTATTGAGTTTTTAGCCGAAGAAAGCCTCGGCTTTTGGGAGCGTAACGGCTATCACCGTCGCGGCGAACCCTTTGCCGAAGAGCGTTATGCGGGTCGCTAATCCGGTTGGTGAACGGCAAACTGGATACCATGCTGAGCCCCCACCGCTCCAACCCGAGTCAGAGCGATAGGGGCAACTGGTCATCAAGCAGCTTCAGGCAATCACGGGGAAGGCCCGAAGACATTATTCGCTAATGAGGTGCGCCTCTAAGAACCACAAGCGCTTGTCAATGGTGCGTGACACTTCGGTGTAAAGGTCAGCTGTATCAGCATCGCCCAATTCATCCGTTGCATCGATCGCTTCACGTACATGCTTGGCATAGGCGGCATAGCGATCGGCGAGGGCGGTGACATGGTCGGCACCACTGACTGCATCAACCGGATACTCCGGCAAAATCGATTGCTCAGCGGCCATTCTGGCAGTCCCTAAGGCCGTACCGCCCAGCGCCGTGACTCGTTCGGCCACCATATCCACGTACTCTTCCAACTCGCCAGCCATCTCATCAAAGAGTTCGTGCAGCTGGTAAAAATCTTTGCCCTTCACGTTCCAGTGCGCTTGCTTGGTCTGAGTTTTGAGATCGAGCGTTGCTGCCAAGCTCTGGTTCAAAACGGTGACTACCTGCTCTCGCACAGATGCAGACAAGTCATTACGGGTCGGATAAAAGCGGGCAGTGGGTTTAGCAGTGGTTGCAACCATGAAAATTTCTCCTAATCATTCCTGAGCGGACCTATCGAGTGAAGCGAATTTCAGCGCCGCACTATCTTAACTCCTTTTATAAATCATACTCGTTATGACTTCGCATTGCAACCAGCAGGTAAACCATGGGGCTGCAAAGGCGATCGCGATCGCTGGCTAGCTGACATTGATGCGACTAGGAAGGCAGTGACGACGCTGATTTAGCGATCGATGAATTACTTGCTCGTGTTGCCCGGCTGTCGCGCTACACAGTCCCGATTGTGACTGACATATGCGTTCTAGCCAAACAACATTTAACTAGCAGCATCCCGGTAACCAATATGGTCTGTCATCTGTACAGCGGTAGATTCAGTGGCGACCAAAGCTCAAAGTGCCAGTCAAGAATGAGATGGCGAGTTGATCGGTAAATTTGTGTGACCCAGATAGCTAAGCCGTAGCAATTGGGGAGGAGGGTTGCCTTGCCGAGCTAAACAAATTGCTGTGCGAGGCATCTTTCCCGATGCAAGACACGCTAGAGTCTGGCGTGATTAAGATTACTAATTCTTTGGGAAAGCATTTATAAGTTTCTTGAGTCCAGATCCATTGATCCCTACAATTAATAGAATCAATTGATAAGCAAATATGCGCAGTTTGGTTAGGAGGAACTATGGCGAATCGTCCAATTATTTTGGGGATCGTGGGCGACAGCGCCGCGGGCAAGACCACCCTTACCCGTGGGATCGGTCAGATTTTAGGTGAGGATCAGGTCACGGCCATCTGTACGGACGATTACCACCGCTACGATCGCCAACAGCGCAAAGATATGGGTATCTCGGCGCTGCATCCTGACTGCAATTATCTCGACATCATCGAACAGCATTTGCAACTACTGCGAGAAGGCAAACCTATTCTGAAGCCGATCTACAACCACACCACGGGCATGTTTGATCCGCCTGAATACATCAAGCCGACCAAGTTTGTCATTGTGGAAGGGCTGTTAGGATATTCCACCGCGATCGCCCGCAACTGCTACGACGTGATGGTGTACCTCGCGCCTCCTGAGGAAATCCGCGCCACCTGGAAAATCAAGCGCGATACTCGCAAACGCGGTTACACCGAAGAGCAAGTGCTCGATCAGCTCAAGGCGCGCGAGCCCGATTCCGAAGCCTTTATCCGGCCCCAACGGCAGTGGGCCGACGTGATTGTCAGCTTTTATCCCCCAGCTGAGGGCAACGGCGGCAAAGATGACTTGCTGCTCGACGTGAAATTAGTGCTGCGCCCCACCATTCCCCACCCCGATTTCACCCATATTTTGGACGATACGGGCAATCACTTGGGAGATGCCATTCGCTTGGTGCTTGACCGGGACATGGGCAAGCCCGTGGATGTGCTGGAAATTGATGGTCAAGCGACCCAAGAACAGGTGCAAGAGCTGGAGCGGATTTTGTGTGGTGAAGTGCCTTACTTAGGGCAATTTTGCAGCCTCGAAGGCAATGACGAGATCGGTAAGCTGGTCGGCACAACTGGGGAAACTTTGCAAAGCTATCCCTTAGCGTTGACGCAGCTCTTCATCACTTATCACATGTTGAAAGCCGATAAGGTGGCGGCGCAGTTAGCCGCATAGCACGGTGGCACGATTGGACTGTTATCGGGGGGAGCGAGCACAATGCTCATCCCCCATTTTTGTGCCCAGGGTGATGAGCCGCCGAGCAGAGGTGTGGAATGGCGACAGGCTGGCAACCTACCCAACCAGTGGCCTGTAGGACTGGAGTCTACAGAAAATCGCGATCGCCCTTGAGCATCACAAAGTCTCAAAGTTACGTGGCATGAGCTGTTTGCCCGAGCTGTTTGGAAAACCCGACAGGATGACTGCTGGAGGTAGGGAAATTGCCCATCCAAACATGAGGTTAAGTTCCCCAAAGGCTTGTTAAAAGAACGTTACAGTATGAACAACTGCGATCGCGCCTTCTCCTGATGGTGTACCTGTAAGAGAGAGCGCTGTATAGTTCGCGATAAAAACTGTCTGGATAGCATTATGGGTTTCAAGCTTCACAACCTTTTTCGTCGTCTCAAGCCCCTGATTAAGCCAGTGATGGCGATCGCTCTTGTGGGCGTTTTGGTCTTTGGTCATGCGGATGGTGCCCTCGCCGCGCGGG
Above is a genomic segment from Leptolyngbya iicbica LK containing:
- a CDS encoding sulfite oxidase-like oxidoreductase, which translates into the protein MKYFEKPGPEMRDRVPPGQHLAKGFPVLTYGDTPQIARGEWQLKTWGLADSKRYTWDDMLALPQQDFTADFHCVTTWSKLDVKWTGIAVPDFLATLQVEPTATHVLLHCFGDYTTNLTLEDFNRPENFFAHTLYGEPLPADHGGPMRLVVPHLYAWKSAKWLNGIEFLAEESLGFWERNGYHRRGEPFAEERYAGR
- a CDS encoding phosphoribulokinase; the encoded protein is MANRPIILGIVGDSAAGKTTLTRGIGQILGEDQVTAICTDDYHRYDRQQRKDMGISALHPDCNYLDIIEQHLQLLREGKPILKPIYNHTTGMFDPPEYIKPTKFVIVEGLLGYSTAIARNCYDVMVYLAPPEEIRATWKIKRDTRKRGYTEEQVLDQLKAREPDSEAFIRPQRQWADVIVSFYPPAEGNGGKDDLLLDVKLVLRPTIPHPDFTHILDDTGNHLGDAIRLVLDRDMGKPVDVLEIDGQATQEQVQELERILCGEVPYLGQFCSLEGNDEIGKLVGTTGETLQSYPLALTQLFITYHMLKADKVAAQLAA
- the dps gene encoding DNA starvation/stationary phase protection protein Dps, which translates into the protein MVATTAKPTARFYPTRNDLSASVREQVVTVLNQSLAATLDLKTQTKQAHWNVKGKDFYQLHELFDEMAGELEEYVDMVAERVTALGGTALGTARMAAEQSILPEYPVDAVSGADHVTALADRYAAYAKHVREAIDATDELGDADTADLYTEVSRTIDKRLWFLEAHLISE